From one Triticum aestivum cultivar Chinese Spring chromosome 4B, IWGSC CS RefSeq v2.1, whole genome shotgun sequence genomic stretch:
- the LOC123089233 gene encoding uncharacterized protein: MPPPPSALTASAAASSFLRSLPPPNLSAHATLRPFPSLRRSAGHSRVVARASASGAAAEAETVFFDGGAHYGDLAANLVLGLTLLWLPLTLASVSRALLLRYRFTSRRVTVISGLSGDDRTDFPYSSVREVVVVPRFIGEWGDIVITLKDGTKVDLRSVPRFREVADYCRKMAAAEGGLGTR, translated from the coding sequence atgccgccgccgccctccgccctcaccgcctccgccgccgcgtcctcctTCCTACGCTCGCTACCTCCTCCTAACCTCTCCGCCCACGCCACCCTCCGGCCTTTCCCATCCCTCAGACGCTCAGCAGGCCACTCCCGAGTGGTCGCGCGAGCCTCTGCGTCAGGCGCAGCCGCCGAGGCTGAGACGGTGTTCTTCGACGGCGGCGCGCACTACGGCGACCTTGCGGCGAACCTCGTCCTCGGGCTGACCCTGCTGTGGCTGCCGCTGACCCTCGCTTCCGTGTCCCGTGCGCTCCTCCTCCGGTACCGCTTCACCTCCCGCCGCGTGACCGTCATCTCCGGGCTCTCCGGCGACGACCGCACGGACTTCCCCTACTCGTCGGTCagggaggtggtggtcgtgccGCGGTTCATCGGCGAGTGGGGCGACATCGTCATCACGCTCAAGGACGGCACCAAGGTCGACCTCAGGAGCGTGCCCAGGTTCCGCGAGGTCGCCGACTACTGCCGCAAAATGGCCGCcgccgagggcgggctcgggaCCCGGTGA